In the genome of bacterium, one region contains:
- a CDS encoding sulfatase yields MNVVLISIDSLNRHFLKIYGQPIEIDVKTPNMDVLAGRGTVFDTHFAGSLPCMPARREFLAGVQEFLWRPWGPIEPFDRPLARLARGAGIVTQLVTDHFHFFQHGSQGYYSDYQGFDFIRGQEHDAWKTAPRSPDPTFLRQLNFDSAQPSTDYMNPLSYARNTFGFKDEEQFFAPRVFQSAARWIDDNHDQESFFLVIDSFDVHEPFHNPDAYARMYTDEDVNDPEMILWPVYGNVYESGPARLSPRQVAFVRAQFAGKMTMVDRWLGRFLERLDHYGLWDNTAVILTSDHGHYLGEKGAMGKPDCHVYNVLAKTPLIIWHPQAATNSRRVKALTSAVDLYATVLDLLELDVDPGPHSHSLVPLLTEAGERVRDWALYGYYGRAVNITDGRYTYHRAPDWERPLYLYSTAFMNPLDWFHPVRLPDPDTVVSGRFLPYTPTPVWRYPVRFDPWYRESLLFDTQADPWQNTDLSGLAPDRLRSMEAFLKEALAALSAPDELYARLELA; encoded by the coding sequence ATCTATGGCCAACCCATCGAGATCGACGTCAAGACGCCAAATATGGACGTTCTGGCTGGCCGAGGGACCGTGTTCGATACGCACTTTGCTGGCAGCTTGCCGTGCATGCCCGCCCGACGGGAATTCCTGGCCGGTGTCCAAGAGTTCCTCTGGCGTCCGTGGGGCCCGATCGAGCCGTTCGACCGGCCGCTGGCGCGTCTCGCCCGGGGCGCGGGCATCGTCACACAGCTGGTGACCGACCACTTCCACTTTTTCCAACATGGAAGCCAAGGATACTATAGCGATTACCAGGGGTTCGATTTCATCCGCGGCCAGGAACACGACGCTTGGAAGACTGCGCCCCGCTCGCCCGATCCGACCTTTCTGCGGCAATTGAATTTTGATTCTGCGCAGCCTTCGACCGATTACATGAACCCGCTCTCGTACGCCCGCAATACATTCGGGTTCAAGGATGAGGAGCAGTTTTTCGCCCCTCGCGTATTCCAAAGCGCGGCCCGCTGGATCGACGACAACCATGATCAGGAATCGTTCTTCCTTGTGATCGACAGCTTCGATGTGCACGAGCCGTTCCACAATCCCGACGCGTACGCGCGAATGTACACGGACGAGGACGTGAACGACCCGGAGATGATCTTGTGGCCAGTCTACGGGAACGTATACGAGTCCGGGCCAGCCCGGCTGTCGCCTCGGCAGGTGGCGTTCGTCCGCGCGCAGTTCGCCGGTAAGATGACCATGGTGGACCGGTGGCTGGGCCGCTTCCTGGAGCGTTTGGATCACTATGGGCTGTGGGACAACACGGCCGTGATCTTGACCTCCGACCACGGGCACTACCTTGGCGAGAAGGGCGCGATGGGCAAGCCGGATTGTCATGTTTACAACGTGCTCGCCAAAACTCCCTTGATCATTTGGCATCCACAGGCGGCAACGAATAGCCGCCGGGTTAAGGCATTGACTTCAGCCGTAGACCTATATGCCACCGTGCTGGATCTGTTGGAACTCGATGTCGACCCCGGACCGCACAGTCACAGCCTGGTTCCTCTCCTGACCGAGGCCGGCGAACGGGTTCGAGATTGGGCGCTATACGGCTACTACGGGCGGGCAGTCAACATTACGGACGGCCGTTACACTTATCACAGGGCTCCCGACTGGGAGCGGCCACTGTATTTGTATTCGACGGCATTCATGAATCCGCTCGACTGGTTCCACCCCGTTCGGCTGCCCGATCCTGACACAGTGGTTAGCGGCCGGTTTCTGCCGTATACGCCGACCCCGGTCTGGCGTTATCCGGTTCGGTTTGACCCGTGGTATAGGGAGTCGCTCCTGTTCGACACCCAGGCTGATCCGTGGCAGAATACCGATCTCAGCGGCCTGGCCCCTGATCGATTACGGAGCATGGAGGCCTTCCTGAAGGAAGCCCTTGCCGCGCTCTCGGCTCCGGACGAGCTATATGCACGTTTGGAGCTGGCCTGA
- a CDS encoding IclR family transcriptional regulator: MPKKRAQATGSENVLKIIEILASRGKVRVRELARELNIAPSTAMRFLRTLVQSGFAAVDEETRLYRPGLHFLQVAIQLQEQFTLTRVARPVLENLFSRVHETVNLGVLSDDLRDVIHVDKIVTDRVVRIDTSIGRTAPSYCTALGKAMLAFRPTVEVGVYIKQADLIPHTPNTLVDPTELVRHLGDVRRKGYAVDLEEYSEHLECVAAPVLNDRGVAVAGISISRLVVPGERNLDAVAAEVVRAARALSIFVANAY; encoded by the coding sequence ATGCCGAAGAAACGTGCCCAGGCGACCGGCTCCGAGAACGTATTGAAGATCATCGAGATCCTGGCATCCAGGGGCAAGGTGCGCGTGCGGGAGTTGGCGCGCGAGCTGAACATCGCGCCTTCCACCGCTATGCGGTTTCTGCGAACTCTGGTTCAAAGTGGTTTTGCCGCCGTCGATGAGGAGACTAGGCTCTATCGACCTGGGCTCCATTTCCTGCAAGTCGCGATTCAGCTGCAGGAGCAATTCACCCTTACGCGCGTCGCCCGCCCGGTTTTGGAGAACCTCTTCTCTCGGGTCCACGAAACCGTCAACCTCGGGGTCTTGAGCGACGACCTTAGAGATGTCATCCACGTTGACAAGATCGTCACCGACCGAGTGGTGCGGATCGACACGAGCATCGGTCGCACGGCGCCATCGTACTGCACCGCGCTCGGCAAGGCGATGTTGGCATTCCGCCCGACCGTAGAGGTGGGTGTTTACATAAAGCAGGCCGACTTGATCCCCCATACTCCGAATACCCTGGTGGATCCGACGGAACTGGTCAGGCACTTGGGCGATGTGCGTAGGAAGGGCTATGCCGTGGATCTGGAAGAGTACTCAGAACACCTGGAATGCGTTGCAGCCCCGGTGTTGAATGATCGAGGCGTTGCCGTCGCTGGCATCAGCATCTCCCGGCTGGTAGTTCCGGGTGAACGTAACCTCGACGCCGTGGCCGCCGAGGTCGTGAGAGCGGCTCGGGCCCTGAGCATATTCGTGGCCAATGCCTATTGA
- a CDS encoding cyclase family protein: MDFIDLTIPIRNGTPSIPGEPGGYVLPFAKFAVQGWVSHQLLLYTHLGTHLDAPSHFIKDGGGIETWPLTQLIGPAIIARLRGEPQSGEVDYGDFDWPREPGSGDRVLLHTGWGKRWGAGGYFSGFPSLCLQLVQRLIEAGVVLVGMDTPTPHEQDPKTMHEALLGSQVAVLEGLIRLEEVPGSSGELICLPLPLVGLDGAPCRVVFRADTGERQR, translated from the coding sequence ATGGACTTCATTGACCTGACGATTCCGATCCGTAACGGAACGCCGAGCATTCCGGGAGAGCCCGGCGGCTACGTCCTGCCGTTTGCGAAATTCGCCGTGCAGGGCTGGGTTTCGCACCAACTCCTTCTCTACACGCACCTCGGGACGCATCTCGACGCGCCGTCCCATTTCATCAAGGACGGCGGCGGGATCGAGACTTGGCCGCTCACACAGCTGATCGGGCCCGCGATCATCGCCCGCCTACGCGGAGAGCCGCAGTCTGGAGAAGTGGACTACGGTGACTTCGATTGGCCGCGTGAGCCAGGTTCGGGCGACCGAGTGCTGCTGCACACGGGTTGGGGGAAGCGCTGGGGCGCAGGAGGATACTTCTCTGGCTTCCCGTCCCTCTGCCTGCAGCTAGTACAGCGACTGATCGAAGCTGGGGTCGTCCTCGTGGGGATGGACACGCCGACCCCGCATGAGCAGGATCCGAAAACCATGCACGAGGCGCTGCTTGGGAGTCAAGTCGCCGTGCTCGAAGGTCTGATCCGCCTCGAGGAGGTGCCCGGATCGTCCGGCGAACTTATCTGCCTACCGCTGCCGCTCGTCGGACTCGATGGTGCGCCCTGCCGCGTCGTGTTCCGTGCGGACACAGGGGAGCGCCAGCGGTGA